Proteins encoded together in one Heliomicrobium gestii window:
- the queC gene encoding 7-cyano-7-deazaguanine synthase QueC: MDSYRNRAVVILSGGLDSTTCMALADCRGEDIFALTFAYNQRHIREIESARDVARHYGASHHIIDLGAVFAASALTSAAIRPEVAPFDGKAAHSIPATYVPARNILFLAHALSFAEKVGARRIYTGVNALDNPGYPDCRPEFIDAFQRMIDVGTKAGTEGRSVEVFTPLIQMNKADIIRLASELDAPLHLTLTCYYGESPACGECDSCRLRLEGFRLAGKEDPIHYRKG, translated from the coding sequence ATGGACTCTTATCGCAACCGCGCCGTCGTCATCCTTTCGGGCGGTTTGGATTCAACGACCTGCATGGCTTTGGCGGACTGCCGCGGAGAAGATATTTTCGCGCTTACCTTTGCCTACAACCAGCGGCATATCCGGGAGATCGAATCGGCCCGGGACGTCGCCCGTCACTATGGGGCGAGCCATCATATCATCGATCTGGGCGCCGTCTTTGCTGCGAGCGCCCTCACGTCGGCAGCGATTCGCCCGGAGGTGGCGCCCTTCGATGGGAAGGCGGCCCATTCGATTCCAGCCACCTATGTGCCGGCGCGAAACATCCTTTTTTTAGCCCATGCTCTTTCCTTTGCCGAAAAAGTGGGCGCCCGGCGGATCTATACGGGGGTGAACGCCCTGGACAACCCTGGCTACCCCGATTGCCGTCCCGAATTCATCGACGCTTTTCAGCGGATGATCGACGTGGGAACGAAGGCAGGGACGGAAGGGCGCAGTGTGGAGGTGTTCACGCCGTTGATCCAGATGAACAAGGCCGATATCATCCGGTTGGCCTCGGAGCTGGATGCGCCGCTCCATCTGACCCTTACCTGCTACTACGGCGAAAGTCCCGCCTGTGGGGAGTGCGACAGCTGCCGGTTGCGCCTGGAAGGGTTCCGGCTGGCGGGGAAAGAGGATCCGATCCACTACCGGAAGGGGTAA